A DNA window from Arachis duranensis cultivar V14167 chromosome 3, aradu.V14167.gnm2.J7QH, whole genome shotgun sequence contains the following coding sequences:
- the LOC107480266 gene encoding chromatin assembly factor 1 subunit FAS2, which produces MKGGTVQISWHESKPILSLDFHPSSSTLATAGADFDIKLWSIKPSESQKLPTVTYLNSLSSYHSSSVNVIRFSSSGELLASGADGGDLLIWKLHSTDAGQTWKVLKTLRSHHKDILDLQWSPDANYIISGSVDNCCIIWDVNKGTNLQTLDAHAHYVQGVAWDPLGKYVASLSSDRTCRIYINKPHKSKGIEKINYVCQQVISKAEQPLFKNSKSTKYHLFHDETLPSFFRRLSWSPDGSFLLVPAGSYKIGTGSDAVYATYIFSRNDLSRPAIQLPSASKAVVAVRFCPIYFNLRGTNSDGLFKLPYRIIFAVATLNSLFIYDTESTLPIAVLAGLHYSSITDISWSPDARYLALSSQDGFCSLVEFENDELGTPFSLSDGKVSDKDIKSLLQTANDTIVPIRNVGPVVDENSKMQAEGADCMIIESVNTGTDLLESRETSAQRKADDSDMIKSTGSAQSAMTDSETNEAEEKADKMAAEATVNVKEVVSDCRKKKAEEVDDVATQPTGNVEEADLGSRKIEAEDKAEKQVLSSGSVKCGAEEKEEKPQSSLDATKSGPNEETAGKQISSSKSTPIPNKPARKRITPIAIDP; this is translated from the exons atgaagggtGGGACGGTTCAGATCAGCTGGCACGAAAGTAAGCCCATCTTATCCCTTGATTTCCACCCTTCCTCCTCCACTCTCGCTACCGCCGGCGCCGATTTCGACATCAAG ttatggtcgattaagcCATCCGAATCACAGAAGCTTCCCACAGTTACCTATCTCAACAGCTTGTCTTCTTATCATTCTTCCTCTGTCAATGTTATTCGCTTCTCTTCTTCCG GGGAGCTACTAGCCTCTGGTGCTGATG GAGGTGACCTGTTAATATGGAAGTTACACTCTACTGATGCTGGCCAGACATGGAAGGTTCTTAAGACTTTACG ATCTCATCACAAGGATATCCTTGACCTGCAGTGGTCTCCTGATGCCAATTATATCATATCTGGATCAGTTGATAATTGTTGCATTATATGGGATGTAAACAAAG GCACTAACCTTCAAACGTTGGATGCCCATGCACATTATGTTCAGGGAGTTGCATGGGACCCTCTAGGGAAGTATGTTGCCTCTCTTAGTTCTGACAGGACATGCCGAATTTACATCAATAAGCCTCATAAATCAAAGGGAATTGAGAAAATCAATTACGTTTGTCAGCAAGTTATTTCCAAGGCAGAACAGCCATTATTCAAGAATTCTAAG TCTACAAAGTATCATCTCTTCCATGATGAGACATTGCCATCTTTCTTCAGAAGATTATCCTGGTCTCCTGATGGTTCATTTCTACTTGTGCCTGCAG GTTCTTACAAAATTGGCACTGGATCTGATGCTGTATATGCGACTTACATATTTTCTAGAAACGATCTTTCTCG GCCTGCTATACAGCTTCCTTCTGCAAGCAAGGCTGTTGTTGCTGTACGGTTCTGCCCCATATACTTTAACCTTCGGGGAACAAACTCAG ATGGCTTATTTAAGCTCCCATATCGCATCATATTTGCCGTGGCCACTTTGAATTCACTGTTCATTTATGACACTGAGAGCACTCTTCCAATAGCTGTATTAGCTGGTCTTCACTATTCCTCAATAACGGACATCAGCTG GTCACCTGATGCCCGTTATTTGGCTTTATCTTCACAAGATGGTTTCTGCTCTTTGGTGGAATTTGAAAATGACGAACTTGGAACACCTTTCTCTTTATCAG ATGGAAAGGTGTCAGACAAGGATATTAAAAGTCTGCTGCAGACAGCCAATGACACCATTGTACCAATTAGGAATGTTGGTCCAGTTGTAgatgaaaattcgaaaatgcaAGCAGAAGGTGCTGATTGTATGATCATTGAATCAGTTAATACTGGTACAGATTTATTAGAAAGCAGGGAAACTTCTGCACAAAGAAAGGCTGATGACAGTGACATGATCAAGTCAACTGGGAGTGCTCAATCTGCTATGACTGACAGTGAGACAAATGAAGCTGAAGAGAAAGCTGATAAGATGGCTGCTGAGGCAACTGTGAATGTTAAAGAGGTTGTATCAGATTGTAGGAAAAAGAAAGCAGAAGAGGTTGATGATGTGGCCACTCAGCCAACTGGGAATGTTGAAGAAGCTGATTTAGGTAGTAGAAAAATTGAAGCTGAAGACAAGGCAGAGAAACAAGTATTGAGTTCAGGCAGCGTAAAATGTGGAGcagaagagaaggaagagaagcCACAATCAAGTTTAGATGCTACAAAATCAGGACCAAATGAAGAAACAGCAGGGAAACAAATTTCCAGTTCAAAGAGTACACCCATTCCTAACAAGCCAGCCAGGAAGCGTATTACGCCCATTGCAATTGATCCATGA